GAGCTATGTGGGAAGAGCGAGGTCTTATCATCGTTAAACACAGCGTCCGTCTGCCAATCGTCTCGTCAGGGAACGCGAATCCTGAAGATTCTTATACGCATCGTTCTTATTGCGGGACTGAGACCTTCTTCATTCTACCCACCGCATTATTTCCAGAATGTGCAGTCTCCTGCTGCCAATCCTCTCGTCGGAGAAAGCGTATCCTGAAGATCCTATTTTTTTGCATCGGTTTTGGTGCGAGATAGTCTAAGACCTTCTTCAGTCTACCCCCTGCATTATATccagaatgaaattttcgctTAGTACCTCAGTAGCCGATATTACATTCCTTAGTGCCTACGAGCTGGCTTCGCACCTTCTATCCTTTTTCCTACTTCAGCTATTTGGAGCGTCAGCGTATCACTAGGAGCATTCAGCACTTTTGCCAGATTGCCTCTCCTATATTCAGACTCgtatagaatttttatacccaccaccgttggatagggggtatattcatttagtcattccgactgatctcccaattaagggtctgaatcccataaaagctttattttttaaccgatttcgctgaaatttgaaacggtgagtagttttaagcctcacaacataggacccaaatatggtttatatcggactatatttagatatagccgtcatagaccgatctgccgataaagggtctgaagtccataaaatctttattttttcactgattttgctaaaatttgaaacggtgagtagttttagtccTCTTAACAtgggacctaaatatggttcatatcggaatatatttagatatacctgccatatagaccgatctgccgataaagggtctgaagcccataaaagcttcattttttaaccgattttgctgaaatttggatcagtgagttgttttgagcctcccaatatccgagcttactatggttgagatcggcctatatttagatatagctgccatatagaccgttctcccgattaagggcctgaagcccataaaagctttatattttaaccgatttcgctgaaatttgaaacaatgagaaGTTTTAGGCCTCTAAATATAGGATcgaaatatggtttatatcggactatatttagatatagctgtcatatagaccgatctgccgataaagggtccgaaacccataaaagctttatattttaaccgatttcgctgaaatttgaaacaatgagaaGTTTTAGGCCTCTAAACATAggatcgaaatatggttcatatcggtctatatttagatatagctgccatatagaccgatctcccgataaagggtctgaagcccataaaaactttattttttatccgatttcgctgaaaacttaaacagtgggtagttttaggtcttccGACATCcggcctaaatatggttcggatcggactgtatttagatatagctgtcatatagaccgatatgcctatTAGggatctgaagctcataaaagctttatttattgcccgattttgttgaaaattgaaatacaaaattcaacagaatgtccgtgccgaatttgggtgcataagttatgcaattttcaccggattgcgacgcaatggggtttacatatatacccgaggtggtgggtatccaaagttcggcccggccgaacttaatgcctttctacttgttgcttttgttgtgaGTTAGTCAATGATATCAGTTACCTCTGCTAATTTTAACATCTGAATCATAAACAGCACCTGGGTTTAAAGAGCGCTTTCATCTGGGTTTACAGTCTCTTTCTTTgttattagtctgacgactagatTAGCTAGATCTTGACGACTAGTGAACCTTTACAACACCTGGGCAACTGCTGCGTTAGATATAAAGTATCCCCgtggaaaaattttgtaaatatcgggGTTATATAaaagcccatatcggatgaaaaccaTATGCGGAAGCTTaagcaaatttttgcaaaaaatttttcctgaAGAATTTTCCAAGAAAAGTCCCCATACAAACCCATTCCTTATAGAGTATTATAGGGCTGACCTATATCCAATGCTTCATAGATCTGGTTTTCCATCTCTCTTTCTCTGTTCGAATCtaaaacaaaatcaaacaacAATCATCTACATAGACATAGTGTCAACCCCTCAAGTTTCAGTCTTTGTTATCTGGCTGGCTTGGAAaccaccaaaacaaaacaataataaacaaATGACTCTGACAAACAAAGCTTCTATCGAACTGGCATATTTTTGGCAACTAAAACATTTGCTaatgaattggaagtgccaACATCGGGTTGGAGCTTCGCGCTGAAACACTGACTATTTAGCAAAGCTCAGTTGGAATGATGACACACATTTCCGCACTAGAAACTCCACACAAAGTAGCGCTAAGACCCTGGGAATGAAAGCCGCTGCTTCGGCTGGTTAGTCAAGTTCAACTCGGAGAGTTTTAGCAGCTCAcagcaaaaagcaaaaaatttgaataaattccTCGTTAGCAAAAAATATACAGAGACCGAAAATTATTCAAGCAGCAACAAATCGGAAACAAACTAATTTCAATATGAATGGATGAGCGAGCAAGCGAGCGAGCTAGTGAGCGGTAGAAAGGGGAACAGACAGCCGCTCTGACTCTCCGACCTGGAATACAATAGCAAATGCGTCCGTTGCCATAGTTCGCCTCGAGCTGTGTCCATGGAAAGACTTAACATACGAATTGTTTTAATACAAAAAACCCATGTTGAAGAAGATTGtaaaaaagaaactttttttggaaaaaatttacataaattttgATGGGAAACCATGTTTGCTCCATTTTCTTTTAGATTCTTGCATAGCTGGCCAGAAATCACCAAGGACCTCACGCTTCTATACCAAACCACTGCCCTTTCAACAGAAGTTATCACCAGCGGAGCAGCAATATGAGTCTTATGTCAAGGCCACAGTGGCTGCAAATGCCAAATCACCAATGGAGGAGCTGTTGCTGGGAGGCAATGGCACGGCAGGTCAATCCACGCCTCCTGCGCCGCCCCCACGCAAGCAGTCTTTGGTTACCTCCTCTGTAACTAGCCCCATAAGTCCAATGCCCCAAGCCTCTGCGGAAAATTCTTCTTCCTCCACTTCGCCTGATAAGCCGCAGCTAGCCTCACAAATGCCAACAACCGAAAGTCTTCCCTCCCCAGCGGCGGCAGCGACGATGGCCGCAACAGCTGCAGCAGCCGCCACAGATGCTCAGACACTTTTCAATATACGCCAACAAATGGCTTTGAGCTTGAAACGCATGAAAGATCTAGAGGAACAGGTTAAAACTATACCGGATTTGCAGGTAAGAAAGCTTTTGAACATAAAATGCTGATCTCAAAAACTGAACTTCTGTTTGCCTTCTCATCCACAGAGTGAGTTGACTCAATTGCGCGATGACAAGCAGCGGCTGCAACAGACGGTACAGCGCAAGGAGGAGGAGCTGCAAAAGGCCAAAGAGGCCAATCGTTTCTCCTCATCGCCCAGCCCCAGTCCAAAAATCACTTCACCCATACAATTCCAACCACAGCGTGTCAGTCCCATTTCTCTGGAAAGCATGGGCACTCGCCTTAGAAGTTCTTCCACCTCCTCCGATAGGGCTTCCAAATCTCCGCCCAGCTTAAAAAGAGATGTGGGAACCATGTACAGTAAGCATACCACCCGAGACATAGCTGTGGGTAGTCCTCTTCCCATTGTAAAAACCACTCGGGATGTGGCCTGCAATTCCGCTCTTACTGCCAACATCACAGAAAGCCTCTATACCCGAATCGAAATGGAGGAGCACATATACATGTCCATGCGCCAGTATGAGGAACAAAAGAAATTGGAGCGTCTCAAGGATCTGATATCGGTGGGTACCCAAATGTATACCCCCAAAAAGGATGTAAGAGATTCTTCTGCCCAGACGCGAGCCGAAAGACCTGTGCCCAAATATAATGTGGGCATTATGGCGCAGCCAGCCACCCGTGAAAGTTATACCAATTGTAAACCAGATGTACGTTCAGTGGGTTGCTCCAATGACCGGATCACAGATGTGTTGTGTGAAAAGTGTCTGGTGACCAAACACCATGTGGCCTGTGGCACCGAAGAGCCTGGTGTCGAAACTACCAAGTCCATATCGCTTAAGCTACTGGAAATGCCAGGACGTAGCAATACCTTTACCCTGGGTGAGCACGAAAAGCTGAACATACAAAAGAAGACACAATGGACCCAATACACTCCCATCACGGTGCACTCGGCAGCCTGCCAAACACCCTTGGCTGTGGTACACTCGGTAGGTTTGCAATTCTCCCCCGAAATGCAGAGCAGCAGCACCCAGGCCGAGGTTGATATGGCCTTTAAACTCACCGATACTCGTGATTTGATACGCTGGCGAACATCACAAACCAATACCGAGGAGATGGCTCCTCCCACTCCTTCGACGCCTAAAGAAACAAAATTACAACCCCCCAAACCCATACTCTTCACCAAGGCCTGCAATACggaaatgaaaagttttaaagATAATGCCGTGAATACCCCACCCCCAGCCACCACAAGTAATTCTGCCTCCAACACCGAAGAAGTCCATAAGCGAGACATAGCCTGTGGTGACATAGTGAAACCTCACATATCTATTGCCTGTGCCGACAACTATTGTGATTCTTGCAAGGatgccattaaaaatttagcTAAAGATTTCTCCAAAGTTCTGGCAAGTCCTGTGCCCAGTCGAGCAGCTGAATCGAAAATACCACGTCCCAAAACACTACCCAGTCCCACACCACAGAGAAGGGTGTTTCAAAGGCAAAATACGTATACGGTGACACCTTCACCACCATCTAGTCCTGTGGCGGAGCGTAAAAATCTGGCAAGGTAAGTAAAGCAagagaaagaaagagagagagagatggcGACAATGTATGGCTAGTACAGTCATCAACCAGCAGGTGGTGAATACTGCTAAGGGTGGTAAAGTTTAAGGAGGGTAACCCAATAACTCACTGACCTAATACACATTGCAGTGTAGTGGTTAAGGGTGATGGGTGGTTCAAAACAATTGTTATGCTTATGGTGATAGAGTTGCCAATGTATTggatggaaaaaacatttttggggatttacagggtattttaagggaaaatttgcaaGTAAATTTTATTGAGAACAAAAATTGATTACATTTCGCTAGGAAAACCTCAAGTTAGATCTACTTAGGAGCGTTTCCTCTTTCGATGGTTTAAGCAGTTGGTTAATGAAATCCGTTATAGAATTTGCATTCTCTCGGTAAATAGTTATCATTTCTTAGACTTCCACTTCTTGAATGCTGTTTGTTCTAGAGTCTTCTTTGAGCAGCTTGACCGTTTGCCATTCACTGGTATGTTTATAAAATACACCTCAAAATGTATGGGATGGGCACCGTGAAAACAGGCCCAAACATAAAACTTGGATCCAAAAGGACGTTTATTTGCCTTCAcacaaaaaaagtcaaaatgaATCTTGAGATGCCAACTTTCGTTGTTCGTTTTGACAAGTCTGTATCTAAATCGCTCATTCAGCGTATCCACGCTTATGCTGCGTTACCAGTGATTGGCTATAAGTAGGGCTCGACATCGCCCCAGTGGTGAGATCAAGCAATACGGAATCTTGCTCCCATTTATAAGAAGTTACAAATACCAAAATACTGTCCTAaaatacaatcccatggcagccggttgtacgtaccggattgaaccgatagagtccttcatcgacaaggcctgccgcctcagtgtacactgctacaacaacaacgtcaaCAGCCAAAATACTGAGCTTTAGAGTATATCCAAATAGATGGGGTGGAAACAGATGGACTTGCTAATAGTTGCagtaaaaaatagattttttagaATGCATTTCAAAGTTCTGGTTGTTGCAAGGCATTAATCTGGAAAAGCTAAGGCTAAGGAAAATGGAGACCACCGTTAGGCAGGGATTAACATGCCTGCCTACGACGCTGCACATCTGGttttaaatcctggcgagaacatctgaaaaataatacagcagtagttatcccctcctaggcTCGGAACAAATCCCTGGGGGAATTTGCAGCTCTGAGGGCTCTAGGCCAATCCTGGAAATCTATTACGGtgagatatattcagaagtcagagaatgtatggacaatgtctagtgaggaaacactagaactactcgttgatgcaAATTTTCAGGGAAACTGTCCAACAGATaacatggcgccagaagaggttgtcagtgAAATGTATTCGTCGAAGTTTGTTGGGATATTGTTTCAGCGATGAAAATTTTCGACTCCTTtatgtcgccaggccctgatgatgtattaacggttgaattacaacctgtgtctgatagactggctgcttggcttagggagatatactccgcTTGTATCaacatgtcgtatatacctgtgggatggaggcacACAAATGTCATTTTCATTCTAAACGCAGGATAACCTTACcacatcctttatgctgaagactcttgaaaggttgatggaaacatatctaagggcaaagattcctggagatcgcgTGTCTCAGTAGCAgaatgcatatattgggttgcccaaaaaataattgcggatttttcatatagtcggcgttgacaaattttttcactgcttgtgactctgtaattgcattctttcttctgtcagttatcagctgttacttttagcttgctttagaaaaaaagtatatttgattaaagttcattctaagttttattaaaaatgcatttactttcttttaaaaaatacgcaattactttttgggcaacccaatagtaagggcaagtccactgaaccAGCCCTTCGCGAGCTGGTCGCCTGCGTAGAGAGTTCTCTTACtgccaaggaatatacaatggtagcatttctggattttgaaggtgctttcaataatataaaaTCTACGCCAATCATGaaggaattaaaatttttataggcaAGCATCAAGACTACCCtaagaaagtttataaataCAATAACTTAGTAAAAAATTCATTAccgcaggcttgggatctgaggATATAACGAGTAAaaacgtgataagttcggccgggccgaatctttgtcaggttctttgcccagtcgttgtactaaatttcataagaattt
The genomic region above belongs to Stomoxys calcitrans chromosome 5, idStoCalc2.1, whole genome shotgun sequence and contains:
- the LOC106083656 gene encoding KN motif and ankyrin repeat domain-containing protein 2 isoform X3, which translates into the protein MERLNIRIVLIQKTHVEEDYSCIAGQKSPRTSRFYTKPLPFQQKLSPAEQQYESYVKATVAANAKSPMEELLLGGNGTAGQSTPPAPPPRKQSLVTSSVTSPISPMPQASAENSSSSTSPDKPQLASQMPTTESLPSPAAAATMAATAAAAATDAQTLFNIRQQMALSLKRMKDLEEQVKTIPDLQSELTQLRDDKQRLQQTVQRKEEELQKAKEANRFSSSPSPSPKITSPIQFQPQRVSPISLESMGTRLRSSSTSSDRASKSPPSLKRDVGTMYSKHTTRDIAVGSPLPIVKTTRDVACNSALTANITESLYTRIEMEEHIYMSMRQYEEQKKLERLKDLISVGTQMYTPKKDVRDSSAQTRAERPVPKYNVGIMAQPATRESYTNCKPDVRSVGCSNDRITDVLCEKCLVTKHHVACGTEEPGVETTKSISLKLLEMPGRSNTFTLGEHEKLNIQKKTQWTQYTPITVHSAACQTPLAVVHSVGLQFSPEMQSSSTQAEVDMAFKLTDTRDLIRWRTSQTNTEEMAPPTPSTPKETKLQPPKPILFTKACNTEMKSFKDNAVNTPPPATTSNSASNTEEVHKRDIACGDIVKPHISIACADNYCDSCKDAIKNLAKDFSKVLASPVPSRAAESKIPRPKTLPSPTPQRRVFQRQNTYTVTPSPPSSPVAERKNLASSLQEKPAAFHQLDSAGESQSFITEQVSAGKSKLDSEKLTEEDSDEKTTESPGASPQRKSLYDLSHLGDNELIVREEKRISISWSRDNSPAPAPAAAAAADQPAAKPNVVSNAIDEKPAPPPAKTEECEKAKESAPPCMAEISQGARKKTTTSLLPSPIKSSQVKTTRGEEESTKEEQKPPSKALLQKIAMKETEPRKKATPPMNMLVALKSINNSLLKKMGAKPISSLSLKTSKQIIQQEWFRVSSSENANPLDVEDYLDCFEELSVPLLEHCVNMVDANGNTAMHYAVSHCNFDVVSILLDSKVCNVNQMNNAGYTSVMLVSLAKLKNAEHRTVVERLFQMADVNIRAKKHCQTALMLAVSHGNLEMVQLLLANGADINIQDEDGSTALMCAAEHGRSDIVKHLLTHPDCDSLIQDADGSTAFKIAWQAGHRDIGVFLYVHEQMLRSKMPNRPDTAPVKHSPPAATSPRYTHKRQPSK
- the LOC106083656 gene encoding KN motif and ankyrin repeat domain-containing protein 2 isoform X2, which produces MFSTTNKVKKRQKKKLSTSTTWEDSTTAAVTSLNKPQTLWHTSWWNEYSCIAGQKSPRTSRFYTKPLPFQQKLSPAEQQYESYVKATVAANAKSPMEELLLGGNGTAGQSTPPAPPPRKQSLVTSSVTSPISPMPQASAENSSSSTSPDKPQLASQMPTTESLPSPAAAATMAATAAAAATDAQTLFNIRQQMALSLKRMKDLEEQVKTIPDLQSELTQLRDDKQRLQQTVQRKEEELQKAKEANRFSSSPSPSPKITSPIQFQPQRVSPISLESMGTRLRSSSTSSDRASKSPPSLKRDVGTMYSKHTTRDIAVGSPLPIVKTTRDVACNSALTANITESLYTRIEMEEHIYMSMRQYEEQKKLERLKDLISVGTQMYTPKKDVRDSSAQTRAERPVPKYNVGIMAQPATRESYTNCKPDVRSVGCSNDRITDVLCEKCLVTKHHVACGTEEPGVETTKSISLKLLEMPGRSNTFTLGEHEKLNIQKKTQWTQYTPITVHSAACQTPLAVVHSVGLQFSPEMQSSSTQAEVDMAFKLTDTRDLIRWRTSQTNTEEMAPPTPSTPKETKLQPPKPILFTKACNTEMKSFKDNAVNTPPPATTSNSASNTEEVHKRDIACGDIVKPHISIACADNYCDSCKDAIKNLAKDFSKVLASPVPSRAAESKIPRPKTLPSPTPQRRVFQRQNTYTVTPSPPSSPVAERKNLASSLQEKPAAFHQLDSAGESQSFITEQVSAGKSKLDSEKLTEEDSDEKTTESPGASPQRKSLYDLSHLGDNELIVREEKRISISWSRDNSPAPAPAAAAAADQPAAKPNVVSNAIDEKPAPPPAKTEECEKAKESAPPCMAEISQGARKKTTTSLLPSPIKSSQVKTTRGEEESTKEEQKPPSKALLQKIAMKETEPRKKATPPMNMLVALKSINNSLLKKMGAKPISSLSLKTSKQIIQQEWFRVSSSENANPLDVEDYLDCFEELSVPLLEHCVNMVDANGNTAMHYAVSHCNFDVVSILLDSKVCNVNQMNNAGYTSVMLVSLAKLKNAEHRTVVERLFQMADVNIRAKKHCQTALMLAVSHGNLEMVQLLLANGADINIQDEDGSTALMCAAEHGRSDIVKHLLTHPDCDSLIQDADGSTAFKIAWQAGHRDIGVFLYVHEQMLRSKMPNRPDTAPVKHSPPAATSPRYTHKRQPSK